From a region of the Candidatus Schekmanbacteria bacterium genome:
- a CDS encoding biotin/lipoyl-binding protein has product MGYIAFHKDKEYKIDVKEVEGNKYLVELNGKKLEVDLVHSEHSLYSLIINGKSYEVNLTGRNGECSIHINGIHYSINVINEKKKAKIRRSSLEQAEGKQEIKSSMPGKVIKVLVKEGDEVNEGQGLLILEAMKMENEITSPKKGKVISIEVKEGETIEGDVKLLTIE; this is encoded by the coding sequence ATGGGATACATTGCGTTTCATAAAGACAAAGAGTATAAAATCGATGTAAAAGAGGTTGAGGGGAATAAATATTTAGTTGAATTAAATGGGAAAAAGCTCGAAGTCGATCTCGTTCATTCTGAACATTCTCTTTACTCTCTTATTATCAACGGTAAGTCATATGAAGTGAATCTAACAGGAAGAAATGGAGAATGCTCAATCCACATTAATGGTATCCACTATTCAATCAATGTAATCAATGAAAAAAAGAAAGCAAAAATAAGAAGGTCCTCATTGGAGCAGGCAGAAGGGAAACAGGAGATAAAATCATCGATGCCGGGGAAAGTTATAAAAGTCTTAGTAAAAGAGGGCGATGAAGTAAATGAAGGGCAAGGCCTTCTTATATTGGAAGCTATGAAAATGGAAAATGAAATAACATCTCCCAAAAAGGGAAAAGTAATTTCTATAGAGGTTAAAGAAGGAGAGACTATAGAAGGGGATGTTAAGCTGCTGACAATCGAATAA
- a CDS encoding acyl-CoA carboxylase subunit beta: MSIEKLIEELKRKNALAEMGGGKEKIEKQHAAGKLTARERIDILLDEGTFVEFDKFVVHRCHDFGMEKNKIYGDGVVTGYGKIDGRQVFVFSQDFTVFGGSLSETYAKKIVKIQDMAMKTGCPVIGINDSGGARIQEGVLSLGGYAEIFMRNVTSSGVVPQISLILGPCAGGAVYSPALTDFIIMAKKTSYMFITGPDVIKAVTHEDVTKEELGGAMAHNSKSGVAHFACENDEDALLTARELLSYIPQNYKEDPPLAQCDDDPNREDEALQTLVPDNPNKPYDMKKLIKTVVDNNHFFEIHEHWAKNIIIGFARLGGRSVGIVANQPAHLAGTLDIDASLKAGRFVRFCDCFNIPIVTFEDVPGFLPGTAQEYGGIIKHGAKLLYAYCEATVPKLTVITRKAYGGAYDVMSSKHIHGDVSFAYPTAEIAVMGPDGAVNIIFRKELQKAKDPIKKKEELVNEYRKRFANPYVAAELGYIDEIIEPKDTRKKLINALLMLENKVDSMPKKKHSNLPF; this comes from the coding sequence ATGTCAATAGAAAAACTGATTGAAGAATTAAAGAGGAAGAATGCCTTGGCGGAAATGGGAGGTGGTAAGGAAAAGATTGAAAAACAGCATGCCGCCGGCAAACTCACCGCAAGAGAAAGGATTGACATTCTTCTTGATGAAGGTACCTTTGTAGAGTTTGACAAGTTCGTTGTCCATAGATGTCATGATTTTGGTATGGAAAAAAATAAAATCTATGGTGACGGCGTAGTTACCGGTTATGGCAAGATTGATGGCAGGCAAGTCTTTGTCTTTTCTCAGGATTTTACAGTCTTTGGCGGAAGTTTGAGTGAAACTTATGCAAAGAAAATCGTAAAGATTCAAGATATGGCAATGAAAACAGGATGTCCTGTCATAGGAATAAATGATTCAGGAGGGGCAAGGATTCAAGAAGGCGTCCTTAGTCTCGGCGGCTATGCGGAAATTTTTATGCGCAATGTAACTTCATCAGGAGTAGTACCTCAGATATCGCTTATTCTTGGCCCCTGTGCAGGAGGCGCAGTATATAGTCCTGCTCTTACAGATTTCATTATTATGGCAAAAAAGACGAGCTATATGTTTATCACAGGCCCTGATGTAATCAAAGCCGTAACTCATGAAGATGTCACAAAAGAAGAATTAGGCGGTGCAATGGCTCATAATTCTAAAAGCGGCGTAGCTCATTTTGCTTGTGAAAATGATGAAGACGCACTTTTAACAGCTCGTGAACTTTTGAGCTATATACCTCAAAATTATAAAGAAGACCCCCCATTAGCTCAATGTGATGATGATCCTAATAGAGAAGATGAAGCTTTACAAACACTTGTGCCAGACAATCCAAATAAACCATACGATATGAAAAAACTTATAAAAACAGTTGTTGACAATAACCACTTTTTTGAAATTCATGAGCATTGGGCAAAGAATATCATCATCGGCTTTGCAAGACTTGGTGGACGTTCCGTCGGCATAGTAGCAAACCAGCCGGCGCATCTTGCGGGTACGCTCGATATTGATGCCTCTTTGAAAGCAGGAAGGTTTGTTAGATTCTGTGATTGTTTCAACATCCCCATAGTGACATTCGAAGATGTCCCCGGATTTTTGCCCGGAACAGCTCAGGAATATGGCGGAATAATCAAACATGGCGCAAAACTTCTTTATGCCTATTGTGAAGCCACAGTTCCAAAATTGACCGTTATTACGAGAAAAGCTTATGGAGGGGCATATGATGTTATGTCAAGCAAGCATATCCATGGCGATGTAAGTTTTGCCTACCCAACAGCAGAAATAGCAGTTATGGGTCCTGATGGTGCAGTCAACATAATATTTAGAAAAGAACTTCAAAAAGCGAAAGACCCGATAAAGAAGAAGGAAGAACTCGTCAACGAATATAGAAAACGATTTGCTAATCCTTATGTTGCCGCAGAACTTGGGTATATCGATGAAATAATTGAACCGAAAGATACAAGAAAGAAACTCATCAATGCCCTTCTTATGCTAGAAAACAAGGTTGACTCGATGCCAAAGAAAAAACACAGCAATCTACCATTCTAA
- the ilvB gene encoding biosynthetic-type acetolactate synthase large subunit — protein MKKKGAEIIVETLIDKGIDTVFGYPGGANIPIYDAIYGRSEIRHILTRHEQGAIHAADGYARATGKIGVVFATSGPGATNLVTGLANAYMDSVPLVAITGQVPTHMIGNDSFQEADIYGITVPITKYNYLVKDVNKLEEVINEALYIASTGRPGPVLIDIPKDIQESTAKMKKNITVRLPSYKPNIKGNPIQINAAVKAIDNAESPLLYAGGGVVASGACKELFKLAKKASIPVALTLMSMSAFPTEDKLCLGMAGMHGTKYANLAIRDCDLLIAVGARFDDRVTGNPNNFAKNASIIHIDIDPAEIGKIKKAFIPIVGDAKSVLSELADKVKVQKRRKWINKIMNFKKEFPLSYENSGKKIKPQKVIETLSELTKGDAIYVTDVGQHQMWSAQYLKFKHTRSFISSGGLGTMGFGFPAAIGAQIGNPKKTVVNITGDGSFQMTIQELATASNYKLPIKIILLNNGFLGMVRQWQQLFFDERYSFTDLGESPDFVKIAEGYGVKGMKIEKPSEVERAIKSALKYKGLILLDFRVEREENVTPMIPPGGSIETMME, from the coding sequence GTGAAGAAAAAGGGAGCAGAAATAATAGTTGAGACTTTGATTGATAAAGGCATAGATACCGTATTTGGTTATCCCGGGGGTGCCAATATACCAATCTACGATGCAATCTACGGCAGAAGTGAGATAAGACATATTCTCACCCGCCATGAGCAGGGTGCGATTCATGCTGCCGATGGTTATGCAAGGGCAACGGGAAAAATAGGAGTAGTCTTTGCCACTTCAGGTCCCGGCGCAACAAATCTTGTTACAGGACTTGCAAATGCATATATGGATTCTGTTCCGCTTGTAGCAATAACGGGACAAGTGCCGACACATATGATTGGAAATGACAGCTTTCAGGAAGCTGATATTTATGGAATTACAGTGCCTATAACCAAATACAACTATCTTGTAAAAGATGTCAATAAACTTGAAGAGGTCATAAATGAAGCTCTTTATATAGCATCCACTGGACGGCCCGGCCCTGTATTGATTGATATACCCAAAGATATACAGGAAAGCACGGCAAAGATGAAAAAAAACATAACTGTTAGACTGCCAAGTTATAAGCCCAACATAAAGGGGAATCCAATTCAAATTAATGCCGCTGTAAAGGCAATTGACAATGCAGAAAGTCCGCTTCTTTATGCTGGTGGAGGTGTTGTTGCTTCGGGTGCCTGTAAAGAGCTTTTTAAACTTGCTAAAAAGGCATCTATACCAGTTGCTCTTACACTTATGTCAATGAGTGCTTTCCCCACTGAAGATAAATTATGTCTTGGCATGGCTGGAATGCACGGCACCAAATATGCAAATCTTGCCATTCGTGATTGCGACCTTTTAATTGCTGTTGGGGCGAGATTTGATGACAGGGTTACCGGCAATCCTAACAATTTTGCCAAGAATGCGTCCATAATCCATATCGATATCGACCCTGCAGAGATAGGAAAGATTAAAAAAGCATTTATTCCCATTGTTGGTGATGCGAAATCTGTACTTTCTGAATTGGCAGACAAAGTTAAGGTTCAAAAGAGGCGAAAATGGATAAATAAAATAATGAATTTTAAAAAAGAATTTCCTCTTTCCTATGAAAATTCAGGTAAAAAAATAAAACCGCAAAAGGTTATTGAAACTTTGAGTGAGCTCACGAAAGGCGATGCCATATATGTAACCGATGTAGGACAACATCAGATGTGGTCTGCTCAATACTTGAAGTTCAAACATACCCGTTCGTTTATATCATCAGGAGGCTTGGGCACAATGGGTTTCGGATTTCCTGCTGCAATAGGTGCACAGATAGGGAATCCGAAAAAAACTGTTGTAAATATTACAGGGGATGGAAGTTTTCAAATGACAATACAGGAGCTTGCTACTGCCTCAAATTATAAGTTGCCTATAAAGATAATTCTTCTAAACAATGGTTTTTTGGGAATGGTGCGCCAGTGGCAGCAGCTTTTTTTCGATGAAAGGTATTCTTTTACCGATCTTGGAGAAAGTCCGGATTTTGTGAAAATTGCAGAGGGCTATGGAGTTAAAGGAATGAAGATAGAAAAGCCATCTGAGGTAGAAAGGGCGATTAAAAGCGCACTGAAATACAAGGGCCTTATCCTTCTCGATTTTAGGGTTGAAAGAGAAGAGAATGTTACACCAATGATACCTCCGGGCGGCTCAATAGAAACTATGATGGAGTAA
- the ilvN gene encoding acetolactate synthase small subunit: MAKHTLSILVRNHPGVLSHIAGLFARRAYNIESIAAGVTDKPDVTRITIVVKGDEYILEQVTKQLRKLIDVIKVVDLGYADSISRELALITVKSSKETRSQIIEISNVFNATIVDLTEKLITLQVVGNDRQIKGIIKLLSFFGIEEMVRTGVIALPYRSTRD, encoded by the coding sequence ATGGCAAAACATACCTTATCGATTCTTGTTAGAAATCATCCGGGAGTTTTGTCTCATATAGCAGGGCTTTTTGCACGAAGGGCTTACAATATTGAGAGTATAGCCGCAGGTGTTACCGATAAGCCCGATGTCACTAGGATAACAATAGTAGTGAAAGGTGATGAGTATATCCTTGAGCAGGTGACTAAACAATTAAGAAAGCTGATAGATGTCATAAAGGTTGTGGATTTGGGATATGCAGATTCCATAAGTCGAGAACTTGCACTTATTACGGTAAAATCATCTAAGGAGACAAGAAGCCAGATAATAGAAATTAGCAATGTTTTCAATGCCACGATAGTTGACCTTACAGAAAAATTGATAACTTTGCAGGTTGTCGGAAATGACAGACAGATAAAAGGAATTATTAAACTTTTATCTTTTTTTGGGATTGAAGAGATGGTAAGGACAGGTGTTATTGCTTTGCCATATAGAAGCACCAGAGATTAA
- the accC gene encoding acetyl-CoA carboxylase biotin carboxylase subunit, translating to MFKKILIANRGEIAVRIIRACREMGIKTVAVYSDADRNSLHVRYADEAYRLGPPSPAESYLDYHKIVDIAKKSKSEAIHPGYGFLAENFKFAKLCEKSKIVFIGPPAKAIENMGIKTLARKTMESAGVPIIPGTSSNIKDEKELEKIAKKIGFPLMLKASAGGGGKGMRLVREKKELKSALRATRSEAKSAFGDDSVYIEKFVENPRHIEVQILADKKGNTIHLNERECSIQRRHQKVIEESPSPIVSHEMRKKMGEAAIKAAQAVGYYSAGTVEFLVDKDKNFYFLEMNTRLQVEHPVTEMITGIDIVKEMIRIAAGLPLSISQEDVTVNGHSIECRIYAEDPEKNFMPSPGKIMNLRAPGGPGIRDDSGVFEGFEVSLYYDPLISKLVSWGRDRKEAIEKMRRALDEYYISGIKTTIPFHKQVMKSKHFIKGDFNTSFIDTSFEKEKRESIEKENFFDIALISAALSAYMNDMKNGKNNITAIPQTRQYNPWKGR from the coding sequence ATGTTTAAAAAAATTCTTATTGCAAACCGGGGTGAAATTGCAGTCAGGATAATAAGAGCATGCAGAGAAATGGGGATTAAGACAGTTGCAGTCTATTCAGATGCAGATAGGAATTCATTACATGTAAGATATGCAGACGAGGCATACCGTTTAGGTCCTCCCTCGCCTGCGGAAAGCTATCTCGATTATCATAAGATTGTAGATATCGCCAAAAAGAGCAAGAGCGAAGCCATACATCCGGGATACGGATTCCTTGCAGAAAACTTCAAGTTCGCAAAACTGTGTGAAAAATCGAAAATAGTCTTTATAGGTCCTCCTGCCAAAGCAATAGAAAATATGGGAATAAAAACTCTTGCAAGAAAAACTATGGAATCGGCAGGAGTGCCAATTATTCCCGGAACAAGCAGCAACATAAAGGATGAAAAGGAGCTGGAAAAAATTGCAAAAAAAATAGGGTTTCCTTTAATGTTAAAGGCTAGTGCAGGCGGCGGCGGGAAAGGAATGCGTTTAGTAAGAGAAAAGAAGGAATTAAAATCTGCTTTACGTGCAACACGCTCTGAAGCAAAATCCGCTTTTGGCGATGATTCAGTATATATAGAAAAATTCGTTGAGAATCCAAGACACATAGAAGTTCAGATTTTAGCCGACAAAAAAGGCAACACTATCCATCTCAACGAAAGAGAATGCTCTATTCAGAGAAGACATCAGAAAGTCATAGAAGAAAGTCCCTCACCAATCGTATCCCACGAAATGAGAAAAAAGATGGGAGAAGCAGCTATAAAAGCCGCTCAAGCAGTGGGTTATTACAGCGCAGGGACTGTGGAATTCCTTGTAGACAAAGACAAAAATTTTTATTTTCTCGAAATGAATACAAGACTTCAGGTTGAACATCCTGTAACAGAAATGATTACCGGAATAGACATTGTGAAAGAGATGATAAGAATAGCTGCAGGACTTCCTTTGAGTATTTCTCAGGAAGATGTAACAGTAAATGGACATAGTATAGAATGCCGCATTTACGCAGAAGATCCGGAAAAGAACTTTATGCCATCTCCTGGTAAGATAATGAATCTTAGGGCACCGGGAGGACCCGGTATAAGAGACGACTCAGGCGTTTTTGAAGGTTTCGAGGTTTCACTTTATTATGACCCCTTAATTTCCAAGCTTGTAAGCTGGGGACGCGACAGGAAGGAAGCTATTGAAAAGATGAGGAGAGCTCTCGATGAATATTACATCAGTGGTATCAAAACAACAATTCCTTTTCACAAACAAGTAATGAAAAGCAAACATTTCATAAAGGGAGATTTTAATACAAGTTTTATCGATACTTCCTTTGAAAAAGAAAAAAGGGAATCAATAGAAAAAGAGAACTTTTTTGATATTGCGCTCATTTCAGCAGCGCTTTCTGCTTATATGAACGATATGAAAAATGGGAAAAACAATATAACGGCTATTCCTCAAACAAGGCAATATAATCCATGGAAAGGCAGATAA